In Paenibacillus sp. 1781tsa1, one DNA window encodes the following:
- a CDS encoding metalloregulator ArsR/SmtB family transcription factor — translation MLIVKREEERTTRERILFMLKQQGTLTAREMTADLGLTGMAIRRHLTALEQDGWIEVREARATAGRPSSVYQLTVRGDSFFPKSYSSLTLELLEELSDSAGSGVVDALFESRRDKLLRSGLPQMEGQDLAGRVEELARIQNANGYMADASREDDGTYVITEMNCPIVQVASVYKQACRCELELFRSLLQAEVERTECYADGGKRCKYEIREASGN, via the coding sequence GTGCTGATCGTGAAGCGCGAAGAGGAACGAACGACGCGTGAACGGATTTTGTTCATGCTGAAGCAGCAAGGTACATTGACCGCGAGGGAAATGACAGCTGATCTGGGTCTGACCGGCATGGCCATTCGTCGTCATCTGACGGCACTGGAGCAGGACGGCTGGATCGAGGTTCGGGAGGCCCGGGCAACGGCCGGACGTCCATCCTCGGTGTACCAATTGACGGTACGCGGGGACAGCTTTTTCCCAAAATCATATTCGTCCCTTACGCTGGAACTGCTTGAAGAATTGTCTGACTCAGCCGGGAGCGGTGTGGTGGATGCATTGTTCGAGAGTCGCCGGGACAAGCTGCTTCGCAGCGGATTGCCCCAGATGGAAGGCCAGGATCTGGCCGGACGGGTGGAGGAACTCGCGCGAATCCAGAATGCCAACGGATATATGGCGGATGCGTCCAGAGAAGACGATGGAACTTACGTCATTACGGAAATGAACTGCCCGATTGTGCAAGTTGCGAGTGTCTACAAGCAGGCTTGCCGCTGTGAACTGGAATTGTTCCGCTCGCTGCTTCAAGCTGAGGTAGAGCGTACCGAATGTTACGCCGATGGCGGTAAAAGGTGCAAGTATGAGATTCGCGAAGCGTCGGGAAACTGA
- a CDS encoding winged helix-turn-helix domain-containing protein, protein MSLQLDEGTYTVTRRTDSIRLLAKEFALFHFLYENKDKVFTRSQLLDRVWPLEYPVERTVDDHIYRLRKKLKRWDEISLDTVRGYGYRLTVQENKSALPASPSVQDPEMQEVIHGLLRKYHLFGQGNAIQTLVQQQEALGIQIVPYYQLYIRFIQGNLEWLITTKEIAFEERLYWLLIFVHSLIEPSESLPLYEQALSSSALSADQLRELRILNIVEVYVEAGQYQRAKTQLEETYRVIETDELKNFRLPVALAALYVELWGGSGEAIEAQMSVLRSGLKDAPYLREIGRFQVMEGLWLLRQGRVREAELRMDDGLDVLKMSLNAPLYLNAAYQILLFMDQHRIEGRLRSKYRQVYAEIGKNYGVPTYKQRIVDEIRKFLSPISPSSDLPLI, encoded by the coding sequence ATGTCTTTACAATTGGATGAAGGGACATACACCGTAACCCGGCGTACGGATTCCATTCGCCTGCTGGCAAAGGAATTTGCACTTTTTCATTTTTTATATGAGAACAAGGATAAAGTCTTCACGCGCAGCCAACTGTTGGACCGGGTATGGCCGCTGGAGTATCCCGTTGAACGCACGGTGGACGATCATATCTATCGGCTGCGCAAGAAATTAAAACGTTGGGATGAGATTAGTCTGGATACGGTACGGGGATACGGATATCGGCTTACGGTGCAAGAGAACAAGTCCGCTCTACCCGCCAGCCCTTCTGTTCAGGACCCAGAAATGCAGGAAGTCATTCACGGATTACTTCGTAAATATCACTTGTTTGGGCAGGGAAATGCCATACAGACCTTGGTTCAACAGCAAGAAGCGCTTGGCATTCAGATTGTCCCGTATTATCAGTTGTATATCCGTTTTATACAGGGGAATCTGGAGTGGCTGATTACAACGAAAGAAATTGCTTTTGAAGAACGCTTATACTGGTTATTAATTTTTGTCCACTCGCTAATTGAACCATCAGAAAGCTTACCCTTGTATGAGCAGGCATTGAGTTCATCTGCTTTATCTGCCGATCAGCTTCGGGAACTTCGCATTCTGAACATCGTTGAAGTCTATGTAGAGGCGGGCCAGTATCAACGTGCCAAAACGCAGCTTGAAGAAACGTATCGTGTAATAGAGACTGACGAGCTGAAGAACTTCAGACTTCCTGTAGCACTTGCAGCGTTGTATGTGGAACTTTGGGGTGGCAGTGGTGAAGCGATTGAAGCTCAGATGTCAGTCCTGCGGTCAGGATTGAAGGATGCCCCCTATCTGCGGGAGATCGGACGTTTTCAGGTGATGGAGGGGTTGTGGTTGCTTCGGCAAGGGCGAGTGCGTGAAGCGGAACTTAGAATGGATGACGGTCTGGACGTATTGAAAATGTCGCTGAATGCACCGCTATATCTGAATGCTGCATATCAGATTCTCCTGTTCATGGATCAACATCGAATTGAAGGCAGACTGCGCAGTAAATATCGTCAAGTGTATGCAGAGATCGGTAAAAATTATGGTGTTCCCACATATAAACAACGAATTGTAGATGAAATACGTAAATTTTTATCCCCTATCTCCCCGTCCTCTGATCTTCCTCTGATATAA
- a CDS encoding DUF6385 domain-containing protein, whose amino-acid sequence MSRTAKRSKKRTKQPTKYVSRRRSRHSCRAKLLKPPCSRITRPRFKQGTSSRTKLPGAIHCFTEHTYVGAETSSSMNSLPAQDTSSLSMYTYGVVNRGKHPALVQIQISPNASDYAVDSQEVVAGGQTKALVPLRFLHYTRLAIRSVEPDQPTRLDVYFQAQRMP is encoded by the coding sequence ATGAGTCGAACAGCGAAGCGAAGCAAGAAGAGAACGAAGCAACCAACCAAATATGTAAGCCGTCGTCGCTCACGTCATTCCTGCCGCGCTAAATTGCTGAAACCCCCTTGTTCCCGGATTACTCGTCCCCGGTTCAAGCAGGGTACTTCCTCACGTACGAAACTCCCTGGTGCTATTCATTGTTTTACAGAGCATACGTATGTCGGGGCCGAAACCAGCAGCAGCATGAATTCCCTCCCGGCACAAGACACCTCATCACTCAGCATGTACACCTATGGCGTTGTGAATCGCGGGAAACATCCGGCTCTTGTACAGATCCAGATCAGTCCCAATGCCTCAGACTATGCCGTGGACAGCCAGGAGGTGGTCGCGGGAGGACAGACCAAAGCGCTGGTACCTTTGCGATTTTTGCATTATACCCGGCTTGCAATTCGATCCGTTGAACCGGATCAACCGACCCGGCTTGATGTTTACTTTCAGGCGCAGCGTATGCCGTAG
- a CDS encoding ABC transporter ATP-binding protein: MLEITQVTKLFNPGTTDEKTALVGVNLTMNPGDFVTVIGSNGAGKSTLMNIISGVMKPDMGDVLINDRSIKNLPEHKRSSWIGRVFQDPMAGTAPHMSIEENMAMAYKRGKGRGLGFGVTRTRREIFNTQLEKLGIGLEKRPNAKVGLLSGGERQALSLLMATFTQPQILLLDEHTAALDPSRAELITELTETLVREMRLTTLMVTHNMEQAIRLGNRLIMMDKGRIILDVSEERKRTLTVPELLGEFERISGKKMADDRVVLG, translated from the coding sequence ATGCTGGAAATTACACAAGTGACCAAGCTGTTTAACCCAGGCACAACGGATGAGAAAACTGCGCTCGTTGGTGTGAATCTGACGATGAATCCGGGAGATTTTGTGACGGTGATTGGTAGTAACGGGGCCGGTAAATCCACGTTGATGAACATCATCTCGGGTGTGATGAAGCCGGATATGGGTGATGTGCTGATCAATGATCGTTCCATCAAAAACCTGCCGGAGCATAAGCGCAGCAGCTGGATTGGCCGGGTGTTTCAGGACCCGATGGCAGGAACAGCACCACATATGTCCATTGAAGAAAATATGGCGATGGCATACAAACGGGGCAAAGGACGTGGACTGGGCTTCGGCGTTACCCGTACCAGACGTGAGATTTTTAACACGCAACTGGAGAAGTTGGGAATCGGACTGGAGAAGCGGCCTAACGCGAAGGTGGGTCTCTTATCAGGCGGGGAGCGGCAGGCACTCAGCCTGTTGATGGCTACGTTTACCCAGCCGCAGATTTTGCTACTGGATGAACATACGGCCGCCCTTGACCCTTCACGTGCCGAACTGATCACGGAACTGACGGAGACCCTTGTGCGTGAGATGAGACTGACCACCCTGATGGTGACGCACAATATGGAGCAGGCCATTCGTCTGGGCAATCGTTTAATCATGATGGATAAAGGCCGCATTATTCTGGATGTCAGCGAAGAGCGCAAGCGTACGTTGACCGTGCCGGAGTTGCTCGGTGAATTCGAGCGCATTAGCGGCAAAAAAATGGCAGATGACCGGGTTGTACTCGGTTAA
- a CDS encoding MFS transporter encodes MTVISNEPTSNESTEPSASSAESSGSLWTNLRFVRMFIAYSLATFGDWFDALAIQVMVAYRWGADPLIIALIPVCMAVPGILLGSFAGALADRLHKVKIMILCDVITVGLTVAILFAPSPVWLLPLLALRAMMGVFHVPAQQALTRQVVAEEHLFQASSLNGFVSQCSKVAGPLLGAVILAFFSPQICIVINACTRLLSGAVLWPLRHLVEKSESAESDGSAYSEKDGSESLFSQWKQGWRFIQSSRTVLSTILFGCFGLMAILMIDYQFTTLFREIKPGNESLLGWLGSSAGAGAVVIILLLNRLPRIGYGWGLGGGYLFVGAGIAALGWIGPETPEIWIIIWGLCIGVGNGLFMVTLNYLLQKETPPAYVGRVFGIQNSLSSVVLVVAPLAGGALIRVAGPSPTFQYIGLATLVIGLAGILLQRILWEGKQPLLSEAKETIPQESV; translated from the coding sequence ATGACCGTCATTTCAAATGAACCCACATCCAATGAATCCACCGAACCCTCCGCTTCATCTGCGGAATCCTCCGGAAGTTTATGGACCAATCTCCGGTTTGTCCGCATGTTTATCGCATATTCGCTGGCTACGTTTGGAGACTGGTTCGATGCACTCGCCATCCAGGTAATGGTGGCCTACCGATGGGGTGCCGATCCGCTGATCATTGCCCTTATTCCTGTATGTATGGCTGTTCCAGGTATACTGTTGGGCTCCTTTGCAGGTGCCCTGGCAGATCGACTGCACAAAGTGAAAATCATGATCCTGTGTGATGTAATCACCGTGGGATTAACCGTTGCTATTTTATTCGCACCAAGTCCGGTATGGCTGCTTCCACTTCTCGCCCTGCGAGCGATGATGGGAGTGTTCCATGTCCCCGCCCAGCAGGCGCTAACCCGCCAGGTAGTGGCAGAAGAGCATCTGTTTCAGGCATCGTCTCTAAACGGTTTTGTGAGCCAGTGTTCTAAAGTGGCGGGACCACTTCTAGGTGCAGTCATTTTGGCCTTCTTTTCACCACAAATCTGTATTGTCATTAATGCCTGTACCCGCCTGTTATCAGGTGCGGTATTGTGGCCCTTGCGGCATTTGGTGGAGAAGTCGGAGTCTGCTGAATCAGACGGAAGTGCTTATAGTGAAAAGGATGGATCGGAATCTTTGTTCTCCCAGTGGAAGCAAGGCTGGCGTTTTATACAGAGCAGTCGTACCGTGCTGAGTACGATTCTGTTCGGCTGTTTTGGACTCATGGCTATCCTGATGATCGATTATCAATTTACGACCCTGTTTCGGGAGATCAAGCCGGGGAATGAATCGCTGCTAGGTTGGCTGGGTTCATCGGCAGGTGCCGGAGCCGTAGTCATCATTTTGTTGTTAAATCGTCTGCCGAGAATAGGGTATGGGTGGGGGCTTGGTGGAGGATATCTGTTCGTCGGGGCCGGAATTGCTGCATTAGGGTGGATTGGCCCAGAAACACCTGAAATATGGATCATTATCTGGGGGCTATGCATTGGAGTTGGCAATGGGCTCTTTATGGTGACGCTGAATTATTTGTTGCAAAAGGAAACCCCTCCTGCCTATGTAGGACGCGTCTTTGGCATTCAAAATTCACTATCCAGTGTTGTACTTGTCGTAGCTCCACTTGCAGGTGGAGCGCTCATTCGAGTTGCAGGGCCGAGCCCCACCTTCCAATATATCGGTCTCGCTACGCTGGTGATTGGTCTTGCCGGCATACTGCTACAGCGCATCCTATGGGAAGGGAAGCAGCCTCTCCTATCGGAAGCAAAAGAGACCATTCCGCAGGAATCGGTCTGA
- a CDS encoding rhodanese-related sulfurtransferase yields the protein MCNSAYRVLLYYKFVKIEDPETFTQEHLQYCKDLGVKGRILIASEGINGTVSGTPEQTEQYMKDMHANPLFSDMVFKIDDVEEHAFKKIFVRHKAELVTFRVDEDLDPNVISGKRLSPKEFHEHLQRDDVIVIDGRNDYEYEIGHFRGAIRPDVESFREFPEWIRENLGDMKDKTIITYCTGGIRCEKLTGFMINEGFQDVAQLDGGIVTYGKDPEVQGHLFDGKCYVFDERISVPINRTEEDIVIASCYHCGTTHDRYINCPTCNLQHVSCEDCEETHNRFCSDACREAAPVHA from the coding sequence ATGTGTAACAGCGCGTATCGCGTGCTTTTATATTATAAGTTCGTGAAGATTGAAGACCCCGAAACGTTTACACAAGAGCATCTGCAATACTGCAAAGACCTCGGTGTGAAAGGACGTATCCTGATCGCATCCGAAGGCATTAACGGCACGGTATCCGGAACGCCAGAACAGACGGAACAGTATATGAAAGACATGCATGCGAACCCGCTGTTCAGTGATATGGTGTTCAAGATTGATGATGTGGAAGAGCATGCGTTCAAAAAAATCTTTGTTCGTCACAAAGCAGAGCTGGTTACGTTCCGCGTGGACGAAGATCTGGATCCAAATGTGATTAGTGGCAAACGCCTTTCTCCGAAAGAGTTCCATGAGCATCTGCAACGTGATGATGTCATCGTTATCGATGGTCGCAATGATTACGAATACGAAATTGGCCATTTCCGCGGCGCCATCCGTCCAGATGTTGAGTCGTTCCGTGAGTTTCCGGAGTGGATTCGGGAGAACCTGGGTGACATGAAGGACAAAACGATTATTACGTACTGCACTGGCGGCATTCGCTGCGAGAAGCTGACCGGGTTCATGATCAATGAAGGATTCCAGGACGTGGCTCAACTGGACGGCGGTATTGTCACGTACGGTAAAGACCCTGAAGTACAAGGCCATCTATTCGATGGTAAATGTTATGTATTTGACGAGCGAATCTCTGTACCGATTAACCGGACAGAGGAGGATATTGTCATTGCCAGCTGTTATCACTGTGGAACGACACATGACCGATATATTAATTGTCCAACCTGCAACCTGCAGCACGTAAGCTGCGAGGATTGCGAAGAGACGCATAACCGCTTTTGCTCGGATGCCTGCCGGGAGGCAGCACCGGTACACGCATAA
- a CDS encoding ABC transporter permease → MSISWNSIEGAIELGLLYALMALGVYITFRILDFPDLTVDGSFTTGGAIAAVMISNDFSPWLACLAAMAGGMVAGACTGLLHTKGKINGLLSGILMMIALYSINMRILGAPNKSIMGMDNPFSGEHVMVLIIIVVLVFKIMLDLFMKTDVGLALRATGDNKRMIRSFGANTDVTTIVGVSLSNGLVALSGAFIAQQSGFADITMGIGMIVIGLASVIIGEAILGARTVFWATLAAIVGSIIYRIVVALALQVEWFDTSDLKLITAVIVIIALVFPTMQRSMKQRSLARKRTEELMRSGGHQAKGGM, encoded by the coding sequence GTGAGTATAAGCTGGAATTCAATTGAAGGAGCAATCGAGCTGGGGCTTTTATATGCACTGATGGCACTTGGTGTATATATTACGTTCCGCATACTCGATTTTCCTGACCTTACCGTAGACGGAAGTTTTACAACAGGGGGCGCAATCGCGGCGGTGATGATCTCCAATGACTTCTCTCCTTGGCTCGCCTGTCTGGCGGCAATGGCTGGCGGTATGGTAGCCGGGGCTTGTACGGGCCTGCTTCATACCAAAGGCAAGATTAATGGATTGTTATCCGGGATCTTGATGATGATCGCGCTCTACTCCATTAATATGCGTATTCTTGGCGCACCGAATAAATCCATTATGGGTATGGATAATCCATTCTCAGGTGAGCATGTCATGGTACTGATTATTATCGTGGTACTCGTGTTCAAAATAATGCTCGATCTGTTCATGAAAACAGATGTTGGACTGGCGCTCCGCGCCACAGGGGATAACAAACGCATGATTCGCAGTTTTGGTGCAAATACGGATGTGACTACGATTGTAGGTGTCAGCCTGTCCAATGGACTGGTAGCCCTGTCTGGCGCATTTATTGCCCAGCAATCCGGCTTTGCGGACATCACGATGGGGATCGGCATGATCGTCATTGGACTGGCTTCCGTCATCATTGGTGAAGCCATCCTTGGTGCAAGAACAGTGTTCTGGGCTACACTTGCAGCGATCGTTGGTTCGATCATATACCGAATCGTGGTGGCCTTGGCCCTTCAGGTGGAGTGGTTTGACACATCCGATCTGAAGTTGATTACAGCAGTGATTGTCATCATTGCCCTTGTATTCCCAACGATGCAGCGCTCCATGAAGCAGCGAAGTCTGGCTCGCAAACGAACAGAAGAGTTGATGCGATCCGGAGGTCATCAGGCGAAGGGAGGTATGTGA
- a CDS encoding ABC transporter substrate-binding protein, producing the protein MKKKFWMSLMMVASMIVAAGCGNNSGTSSESEGSGSTTGGGSEEKSYQIAISQIVEHPSLDATREGFIAALKDAGIEENKNLKIDYNNAQGDSTNNLSIAQKISGDSKNDLVLGIATPSALALAQQVKDKPLLFAAVTDPLGAKLVTDMDKPGGNVTGASDTNPEAIVQLADFIAKNLPDVKTVGLVINEGEPNAVVMADNAEKALATHNIKLVKAPVTNTSEVKQATDSLVGKVDAFYITLDNSVVSAVDTIIQTANSNKIPFFSSDRDTVEKGAFATVGFKYYDHGYQVGEIAADILKNGTKPGDMKVTVPDKLDLILNLKAAEAQGITVTDEMKAEVKDQENNIIQ; encoded by the coding sequence ATGAAAAAGAAATTTTGGATGTCACTGATGATGGTTGCTTCAATGATCGTTGCGGCAGGTTGCGGAAATAACAGCGGTACAAGCTCTGAATCCGAAGGATCGGGCAGTACAACAGGTGGAGGCAGCGAGGAAAAATCATATCAGATTGCCATCTCCCAGATTGTTGAACATCCATCCCTGGATGCTACACGCGAAGGTTTCATCGCAGCCCTGAAGGATGCGGGTATTGAAGAGAACAAGAACCTCAAAATCGATTACAATAACGCGCAAGGTGATTCGACGAACAACCTGTCCATTGCACAGAAAATCTCGGGTGATTCCAAAAATGATCTCGTTCTAGGAATCGCAACACCATCTGCGTTAGCTCTGGCTCAGCAAGTGAAGGACAAGCCATTGCTGTTCGCGGCGGTAACAGACCCACTGGGTGCCAAACTGGTAACCGATATGGACAAGCCGGGCGGAAATGTTACAGGTGCATCTGACACGAACCCGGAGGCCATCGTACAACTGGCTGACTTTATCGCCAAAAATCTGCCGGATGTAAAAACGGTAGGATTGGTCATTAACGAAGGTGAACCAAATGCGGTGGTTATGGCAGATAACGCAGAAAAAGCGCTCGCAACACATAATATCAAGCTGGTGAAAGCACCGGTTACGAATACATCTGAAGTAAAACAGGCAACGGATTCTCTTGTTGGCAAAGTAGACGCCTTCTACATCACACTCGATAATTCTGTCGTGAGTGCGGTTGATACGATCATTCAAACGGCGAACAGTAATAAAATTCCGTTCTTCTCCAGTGATCGGGATACCGTTGAAAAAGGAGCTTTCGCAACGGTAGGCTTCAAATATTATGACCATGGATATCAGGTGGGTGAGATAGCTGCGGACATTCTGAAGAATGGTACAAAACCTGGTGATATGAAAGTCACGGTTCCAGACAAACTGGATCTGATCCTGAACCTGAAAGCAGCGGAAGCCCAAGGCATCACGGTTACGGATGAGATGAAGGCGGAAGTAAAAGACCAGGAAAACAACATTATTCAATAG
- a CDS encoding HAMP domain-containing sensor histidine kinase gives MRVSIKLKFSVFLAALLILTVVVLSSLVLRGIERNQQSQIEGILSQQMRLVNLNVRQSYYTESVHLEQDVFLQRNGRRLAQELANSTGLPIALYNMTGQQVGASFASGESELVQETLDYALQNKIAYHEQGETLLYAAPLDGPDGQMGAVWIQYPVQSYHEFYTRILQLFIWAGITVVALSFILGYLFYNRFAVAITRLKRSADSIREGNYITESPVRRKDELGELGQGIYYMSTSIQQNITAMHAEQQKLQLAIEKLQALEQQQKQYIGNISHEFKTPLTSIKAYVELLDMYKDDPQLLDDATSNIGKETERLYEMVEKVLHLSALEKYDFENQAEDVEVSALLEDACGRMRGKAEKFALNMELDLEPAVIRSDRESLMHIFINMLDNAIKYNIPDGVIRVKSELQMQERQAVIRIYNSGTPIPAEAREKIFEPFYTVNKDRARKTGGTGLGLSLVKQFVEKQGGTITLLPSSKSDSQNGEGVTFQLIFPLADSSLQVRNKSE, from the coding sequence ATGAGAGTCAGCATCAAGCTGAAGTTCAGTGTTTTTCTGGCAGCCTTGCTAATCCTGACCGTGGTTGTGCTTAGTTCACTGGTTCTGCGCGGTATTGAACGGAATCAGCAGTCACAGATCGAGGGGATTTTATCGCAACAGATGCGTCTGGTCAATTTGAATGTGCGACAGTCCTACTACACAGAGTCCGTTCATCTGGAGCAGGACGTTTTTTTACAGCGAAATGGGCGCAGGCTGGCACAGGAACTGGCCAACTCTACCGGATTGCCAATTGCACTCTATAACATGACAGGCCAGCAGGTGGGAGCATCCTTCGCCTCTGGCGAGAGTGAACTCGTACAGGAAACGTTGGACTATGCGCTGCAAAATAAAATAGCTTATCATGAGCAGGGCGAGACCCTGCTCTATGCCGCACCACTGGATGGCCCGGATGGACAGATGGGCGCTGTATGGATACAATATCCTGTCCAGAGCTACCATGAGTTCTATACTCGCATCCTTCAACTGTTCATATGGGCAGGAATTACCGTGGTTGCGCTGAGCTTCATATTAGGTTATCTGTTCTACAATCGGTTTGCCGTTGCGATTACCCGGCTGAAGAGGTCCGCAGATTCCATTCGGGAAGGGAACTACATTACGGAGTCTCCTGTAAGGCGTAAGGATGAATTGGGAGAGCTGGGGCAAGGCATCTATTATATGAGTACATCCATTCAGCAAAATATCACAGCCATGCATGCGGAGCAGCAGAAGCTGCAACTGGCGATAGAGAAGCTTCAGGCGCTGGAACAGCAGCAGAAACAATATATCGGTAACATCAGTCATGAGTTCAAGACTCCGCTGACCTCGATCAAAGCTTATGTGGAGCTGCTCGACATGTATAAGGATGATCCGCAACTGCTTGATGATGCGACGAGTAACATTGGCAAAGAAACGGAGCGGCTATACGAGATGGTGGAGAAAGTACTGCATTTATCTGCTCTGGAGAAGTATGACTTCGAGAACCAGGCCGAAGATGTAGAGGTCAGTGCTCTGCTGGAGGATGCCTGTGGCCGGATGCGTGGGAAAGCGGAGAAGTTCGCGCTGAACATGGAACTGGATCTTGAACCGGCGGTGATCCGCAGTGATCGGGAGAGTCTTATGCATATCTTCATCAATATGCTGGATAACGCCATCAAATATAACATTCCGGATGGTGTGATCCGGGTGAAGAGCGAATTACAGATGCAGGAGCGTCAAGCGGTCATTCGCATCTATAACTCGGGTACGCCGATTCCGGCAGAGGCGCGGGAGAAGATTTTTGAACCCTTTTACACCGTGAACAAAGACAGGGCCAGAAAAACCGGCGGAACCGGGCTGGGATTATCTCTCGTAAAGCAATTTGTTGAAAAGCAAGGCGGTACAATCACCTTACTTCCAAGCAGTAAGAGCGATTCTCAGAATGGGGAAGGTGTGACTTTCCAGCTCATTTTCCCTTTGGCTGATTCAAGTTTACAAGTTCGAAACAAGTCTGAATAA
- a CDS encoding DUF6385 domain-containing protein: protein MPNFTTFNTNPDNLRTLIFGQDSTGTAQPIRTDTSGNVVGIILDGTISNISGLTTVTINAGTITNILNGTITSVLGATITAGTINSVLGATVTAGTLTNLLNGTITSVLGATITAGTITSVLGATVTAGTLTNLLNGTITSVLGATVTAGTLTNLLNGTITSVLGATITAGTITSVLGATVTAGTLTNLLNGTITSVLGATITAGTITSVLGATITAGTITGILGATITAGTLTNLLNGTITSVLGATVTAGTLTNLLNGTITSVLGATITAGTITSVLGATVTAGTLTNLLNGTITSVLGATITAGTITSVLGATVTAGTLTNLLNGTITSVLGATITAGTLTNLLNGTITSVLGATITAGTLSSVTSISQKSFQESQLISTPTANTFTALPAVTTSVFGTYSFFVYNRGPGINRVDAQVEISANGTNWYTDVATVTGILSGSVDVLVPQRFLKYTRLSYRSSLIGAPSTIDVFFNGQGT from the coding sequence ATGCCTAACTTTACGACGTTTAATACGAATCCGGATAATCTGAGAACGTTGATTTTCGGCCAGGATAGTACAGGGACAGCCCAGCCTATCAGAACCGATACAAGCGGGAATGTGGTTGGCATTATTTTGGACGGGACCATTAGTAATATCTCAGGTCTGACTACCGTTACAATTAACGCAGGAACCATTACCAACATTCTGAACGGAACCATTACGAGTGTACTTGGAGCGACCATCACGGCAGGTACGATTAATAGTGTGCTGGGAGCCACCGTAACCGCAGGTACATTAACGAATTTGCTAAATGGTACAATCACAAGTGTATTGGGAGCGACGATTACTGCCGGAACGATTACGAGTGTGCTGGGAGCCACTGTAACTGCCGGAACATTGACAAACCTTCTGAATGGTACGATCACGAGTGTGCTGGGAGCCACCGTAACAGCAGGAACATTGACGAATCTGTTGAATGGTACGATCACAAGTGTATTGGGAGCGACAATTACCGCCGGAACGATCACGAGTGTGCTTGGAGCCACCGTAACCGCAGGAACATTGACGAATCTGCTAAATGGTACGATCACAAGTGTATTGGGAGCAACGATTACTGCTGGAACAATCACGAGTGTGCTTGGAGCGACGATTACAGCGGGGACCATTACAGGTATACTCGGAGCAACCATCACCGCAGGAACACTAACGAACTTATTGAACGGAACGATCACGAGTGTACTCGGAGCAACGGTAACAGCGGGTACGTTGACGAACTTGCTGAATGGTACGATTACAAGCGTATTGGGAGCAACGATTACTGCCGGAACGATTACAAGTGTGCTTGGAGCCACCGTAACCGCAGGAACATTAACGAATCTGCTAAATGGTACGATCACAAGTGTATTGGGAGCGACGATTACTGCCGGAACGATCACGAGTGTGCTCGGAGCCACCGTAACTGCAGGAACATTGACGAACCTGTTGAATGGTACAATCACGAGTGTACTCGGAGCAACGATCACGGCTGGGACCTTGACGAATTTGTTAAACGGAACGATCACGAGTGTGCTTGGTGCTACAATTACAGCGGGAACACTTAGCAGCGTGACGTCCATTTCACAGAAGAGTTTTCAGGAATCACAGCTCATAAGCACCCCGACCGCAAACACCTTCACTGCGCTTCCAGCGGTTACGACCAGTGTGTTTGGCACGTATTCTTTCTTTGTATATAACCGGGGCCCAGGTATAAACCGGGTAGATGCTCAGGTTGAGATCAGTGCCAACGGAACGAACTGGTACACGGATGTGGCCACTGTGACTGGTATTTTGTCCGGATCAGTGGATGTACTCGTGCCGCAGCGTTTCCTCAAATATACACGTCTTTCCTACCGCTCCAGCCTAATTGGTGCACCAAGCACGATTGATGTGTTCTTCAATGGACAAGGCACATAA